In Argiope bruennichi chromosome 4, qqArgBrue1.1, whole genome shotgun sequence, a single window of DNA contains:
- the LOC129966757 gene encoding testis-expressed protein 264 homolog has protein sequence MLSYQHYVENFGTIFLGFGLFFAFVLFVLFYHGVFHKVEVKVTKPPFTKDVFVVYKFTQNYAASRYLLTEAQNLAPQLDSFSIYHEDFYTRKQVGSSVGVMISDKMEENLYKKLIHAGFKVAVFPNIDYAVVSSFPLKNQYSLAVAVYRIYPRLKQYIKANRLCAHPIMELYTKDTVYFIAPLSKQFDFYAEEALPVYDGSSSEFEDEPVIDEYECSKCHYHQNALIKQCCCDPLLHSSSCDRRKRAL, from the exons ATGCTATCTTATCAACATTATGTGGAAAATTTTGGTACTATATTTTTaggttttggtttattttttgcatttgtattgtttgttttgttttatcatGGAGTTTTTCATAAAGTGGAAGTGAAAGTAACAAAACCCCCTTTCACAAAAGATGTTTTTGTTGTATATAAATTTACCCAAAATTATGCAGCTTCCCGTTATTTGTTGACAGAAGCACAAAACTTAGCGCCTCAACTGGATTCATTTTCCATTTACCATGAAGATTTTTAT ACCAGAAAACAAGTTGGTTCATCAGTAGGAGTTATGATATCagataaaatggaagaaaatttatataaaaagttgaTTCATGCTGGTTTTAAAGTGGCTGTCTTTCCAAACATTGATTATGCTGTTGTATCATCTTTTCCATTGAAAAACCAGTATTCCTTAGCAGTTGCTGTTTATAGAATTTATCCAAGATTAAAACAGTATATTAAG GCAAACAGATTATGTGCTCATCCTATAATGGAACTTTACACTAAAGATACTGTTTACTTTATTGCTCCTTTGTCAAAGCAGTTTGACTTTTATGCAGAAGAAGCTCTTCCTGTGTACGATGGCAGCTCATCTGAATTTGAAGATGAACCTGTCATTGATGAGTATGAATGTTCAAAATGTCATTATCATCAAAATGCTTTAATCAAACAATGTTGTTGTGACCCCTTGTTGCATTCCTCTTCCTGTGATAGGCGCAAAAGagcattgtaa